The following is a genomic window from Nitrospirota bacterium.
GAGATGGTGATGCCGGGCGACAACATGACCTGCAGCGTGGAGCTGATCACGCCGATCGCGATGGACCAGGGCCTTCGGTTCGCGATCCGCGAGGGCGGCCGGACCGTCGGCGCAGGCGTTATCACC
Proteins encoded in this region:
- the tuf gene encoding elongation factor Tu (EF-Tu; promotes GTP-dependent binding of aminoacyl-tRNA to the A-site of ribosomes during protein biosynthesis; when the tRNA anticodon matches the mRNA codon, GTP hydrolysis results; the inactive EF-Tu-GDP leaves the ribosome and release of GDP is promoted by elongation factor Ts; many prokaryotes have two copies of the gene encoding EF-Tu) — translated: EMVMPGDNMTCSVELITPIAMDQGLRFAIREGGRTVGAGVITQVIE